A genomic segment from bacterium encodes:
- a CDS encoding YciI-like protein, whose protein sequence is MEQVGVVQHYVLLYEVVDNFVARRAPHRAAHLARVRDASARGELILAGALGDPPTRALLVFRSADRGAAQAFAEADPYVREGLVRRWDVQPWAVVAGGTP, encoded by the coding sequence ATGGAACAAGTCGGCGTCGTTCAGCACTACGTGCTGCTGTACGAGGTCGTGGACAACTTTGTGGCGCGCCGGGCGCCGCACCGCGCGGCGCACCTCGCGCGCGTTCGCGACGCCAGCGCACGGGGCGAGTTGATCCTGGCGGGGGCGCTCGGGGATCCGCCGACCCGCGCGCTGCTCGTCTTCAGGAGCGCGGACCGCGGCGCGGCCCAAGCCTTCGCCGAGGCCGATCCCTACGTCCGCGAGGGTCTCGTCCGGCGCTGGGACGTGCAGCCGTGGGCCGTCGTCGCCGGAGGCACGCCGTGA